In the Colius striatus isolate bColStr4 chromosome 3, bColStr4.1.hap1, whole genome shotgun sequence genome, CAAATTGCTCCTACCTCTAGGgtgggctggagcagggagtgAGGCAGGCTaggctggagcagggagctAGGCAGGCTGGGCTGGAACTGAGAGTGAGGCAGGCTGATCCGCAGCGGGGAATGAGGCAGGCTGATCCGCAGCGGGGAATGAGGCAGGCTGATCTGGAGCAGAAAACGAggcaggctgggctggagcagggaaTGAGacaggctgggctggagctgggagccaggcaggctgggctggagcaaGCAGCCACAGGGTGGCTGGAGAGAGCTGCTGAGATGGAGCTGCCatcagccctgctgccagcccaacCCGTGCCTGCAGGGACTGACCCTTTTCCAGTGTCTGGGCCATCAGAGTGTCCCAAATCAGTGCTGGCAGTCGTGGTGTAGGGATGCAGCAGGGACAGATGCCAGGCTGGCACCCTCCTGGGTGGGAGATGCTCTGCTCTCCCAGACCCTGGGCAGCAGCGAGGAGGACCCAGACTTGTCCCTACATCCTTGGTGTTgcccacagagccccctgctcccagcagaggggctggaggtgggctgGAGGGGCTGCTGCCTTGCTGCCCGCCTGGGCACAGTGGGCAGAGGGGACAGGTGGAGGAGGGCCAGGGCACatgagctgcctgcagcacagccacgCCTGGCACGGGACTGCCTACAAAAGAGCACGCAGGAGCCACCTTAAACCTCTGGCACAACATCATAGGGGAGATCAGCATCATCCTCATCGtcattatcatcatcatcatccaaAGCCCAAGTAAAGGCAGCGagtgagcagagcagcagcgaTGGAGTGGCATGTTGGAGTGATTAATAACAAAAGCCTGAGGTTCCAGCACTTGTGTCCCATGTGAGAAGGCAGCATTGGGTGCTAGTAGCTTGCAGgatggcagcaggcagggggctggagcaggcagggagctgcagcaggcagggggctggagcaggcagggggTTGCAGtaggcagggggctgcagcaggcagggggctggagcaggcagggagggcagtgtgggtgcccagctcagctctggctCTTCCAGTGGCATCCAGTCACTCTCCTGGCTGGACTGCTGAAGGACTCTCTCCCAGTCTGAGCAGAGAATGGGGAAAGTTCCCACCAAGGTTGGTTGTGTGGCCAGGGGCTTCTCTGGCCATGCCAGCTGCCTGCCCAGTGgcctgggagctgggggagtgagcagcattggcacaggctgcacaggcccTGCTCgaggggcagcagctgcccgtGTCCAGCGACCTCCACGCTCCAGAGTGATCGTGTGGCCCGGAGTCAGGTCCCCACGGGCCCATCACCAGCCTCCCTCAGCCCATCAGCAAGCTGCAGGACACGAAGACTCTGGGATGAGGCAggctcctcctgcctttccccaAGCCCAAAGCGGGGCTATGTGCCCAGCCTGCCCTCCCTGTGCAACCTCGAGCCTGGAACACAGTCCACAGCTGGGCAGGGACCTCCTGCTCGAGCAGGGGGCCGGGAGCTGCGACCCAGGGGCTGATCCCTGCAATGGTGCGGGGGAGAGGCTTGCAGGCAGCTGGCAGAAGGCTCACGCTGTGCTTACCAGGCACCACACCAGCTCCTTAACCCATGCCAGCTCCCTAACCCACGTCATCTCCCCTGCGTGGGCACCGGCCTGGCTGTGGCATGGCCTCACGGGCCTCCTGCGCATGTCCTGCAGCTGCCTtcagccagccctgcccccGCAGCCAGCCCCACACTGACGCTGGCTAAACCAGAACCAAACCAAGCCAGCATTTATAAGACCTTCAAGAGCCCGTCTGAGCGCAGAGCACGTCAGCGAGGCGCGGTGGGTGTGCGGCGCAGCACGGTGAGGGGCCGCTCCGGCAGGCAGCGGGGCCCGTCATGGGCCATGCCTTGGCTCGCGAATGGCTGGTGGCCCCTCTGGGGTGGCTGGTGGCCCCGCTGGGGTGGCTGCTTGCCCGGCAGCATCACTGCCCGCTCGGATGGGATGCTCGTTACAGCCGGCAGCTAATGCCGCGGCGGCCACGGCTATTGTTCCTTCACTTCCTCCTGTTATTTCCCCTCTCCGCAGATGGGGAGATCACTTCCAAGCCAATGGTGCTATTCCTGGGACCGTGGAGCGTCGGCAAATCCTCCATGATAAACTACCTCCTCGGCCTGGACAACACTCCCTACCAGCTGTACACAGGTACCccgctgccctgctctgcccggCCGAGCTGGCGCCCGCGGCCATGGCCCCTCCGCCTCCCGCCACGCGGCTGGGGAGCTGCGGGCTGCCCCGTGCCCTGCAGCCATGCCAGGACAGGGAGCAGTTCCCTACCACAGCCCAGTGCCTACCCACCTccccagggaggaggaggagggcatcTATCCCCATACCATCCTGTCCCACAGTGCAGGGCTCTCCGCCTCTGAGCCTGACAACGAGAGCAGCAGTCGTGTCACAAGGACAGCACCCTCTCGTCCCTCCTCACATGGAGCCAATTAATTCACCCTCAGGGAGAGGAAAGCCGTTCCCCTTCTATCCTGCCTGGTCCCACGCCTCGGTCCCgctgctgcaggcagatgtCTGCGgcggctctgtgctgctgtacGGGGGGCTCCCGGGAGGGGGATTCTGCAGGGCGCCTTGTGCAGTCTGGGCAGCTCCAGCACAACCAGTCCCCGCAGCAAACAGCCCCGCTGCCATTCGCTCAAGAGGTTTGGCACGAATTCCCCAGCCCCGCTGCTCGCCTTCCCCCAGAATCTCTCGGCAAGCGAGCGAAGcccctgagctccccagctAGTCCTGGGGCATCCCAGCCTGGGTTTCACAGCTCCACTGCTCCTCTCGTTGCCGGGCAGGGGCTGAACCCACCACCTCCGAATTCACTGTCATCATGCACGGCCCCAAGCTGAAAACCATCGAGGGCATCGTGATGGCTGCTGACAGCGCCCGCTCCTTCTCACCCCTGGAGAAGTTTGGGCAGAACTTCTTGGAGAAGCTGATTGGGATCGAGGTGCCCCacaagctgctggagagagtcacCTTTGTGGACACGCCAGGCATCATTGAAAACCGCAAGCAGCAGGAGCGAGGTAGGGGCTCACTGTCCACTCCAGCAAAGGTGCCGTGAGGGTCTGAGAGGTCGTTAGTGACTGAAGCCCCACGGGGAAGAGCCTCAGCCCACAAAAGGGGTCTCGTGTTGGAGGGACCTTTGTCTGCCCACGGTTGAGGCAACAGCAGCCGGGGCCTGGGAAACACTCCCGAGTGCTTTGGCTGGAGCGGCCAATTCTGCTGGTTGAGTGACAGGCAGGGGTCTCAGCAAGAGCTCCTCGGGGACTCCTCAGCCCCACACCTAATACCGCTGCTGCAAGtcaggctctgcagggcccagagcagcaccagcccaCCCCCACACGCAGTGCCCACTCTGCCAGAACAGACCTGAGGGGCTTCTCACCCCGCCTGCTCTGCCAGGACAGACCTGAGGGGCTTCTCACCCCGCCTGCTCTGCCACAACAGACCCGAGGGGCTTCTCTCCCTGCTTGGTGCTCAATGGGGAACGCAGCGCTGCTActcacaggagctgcaggagtggggccagcagcagggagacagCTGGCATGGAGCAGGGGACTGAGGGAGGCATGCAGTTGCAGGCCCAGGCACATGGGGATGGGTTTTCATGCCAGAAGCTGAAGTGTTTTTAGCACACCAGGAACAGGTTCCAGGCTACACGGGGAGTCCAGCCCACCCTGACAGGGCGTGAGGCACAGCAGGCTCGGGCTTCATCCACCCCATGGCCTGCAGGGCCTCATCCTTCACGGGCCACTTCTGCTGAATGTCTGTGTCCTCTCCTCAAGGTTACCCGTTCAACGACGTGTGCCAGTGGTTCATTGACAGAGCCGACCTCATCTTCGTTGTCTTCGACCCTACGAAGCTGGACGTGGGCTTGGAGCTGGAGATGCTGTTCCGCCAGCTGAAGGGCCGCGAGTCCCAGATCCGCATCATCCTGAACAAAGCCGACAGCCTGGCCACCCAGGAGCTCATGAGAGTCTACGGCGCCTTGTTCTGGAGCCTGGCTCCTCTCATCAATGTCACGGAGCCGCCCAGGGTGTATGTCAGCTCCTTCTGGCCCCAGGAGTACCACCCAGACACCCACAAGGAGCTGTTCCTCAAAGAAGAGATCTCACTGCTGGAAGATCTCAACCAGGTGATTGAGAACAGGATGGAGAACAAGATCGCTTTCATCCGGCAGCACGCCATACGCGTGCGCATCCACGCCCTGCTGGTCGATCGCTACCTGCAGACATTCAAGGACAAAATGACCTTCTTTAGTGATGGAGAACTGGTGTTCAGGGACATTGTGGAGGATCCTGACAGGTTCTTTATCTTTAAGTCCATCCTGGCAAAGACCAATGTCAGCAAATTTGACCTCCCCAACCGCGAGGCCTACAAGGACTTCTTTGGCATCAACCCCATCACCAGCTTCAAGCTCCTCTCTCAGCAGTGTTCCTACATGGGAGGGTGCTTCCTAGAGAAGATCGAGAAGGCCATCACCCGCGAGCTTCCCGACCTCCTGGGCAGCATCGGCCTGGGGAAGAAGCCCAACGTTCTCTCCTGCGACGTCACGGGCTGCAGCGAGACCCCAAAGAATCGCTACAGGAAGCCCTAAGGCGCCCTGTGACCGACCCTCCACGTGTTCCTACGGTGAATGAGCTTATGTCTTATCTGTCCAAGATGCCATGGTCTGTTAACCCTTGGAGTGACAGCAAAAGCTGCTGCACGATGAGGACCTGGAGCCACTGACATCGATGGCAGGGGAAGATGGGTGGGCGtaggaaagagaataaaaactgTGAATTCCTGACATTTTATCTCTGTTCTTTCGAGTAGAAGGCAATGTTTAAGCTGTATGTATGAGCAATGCACAGTGAGCTAGAACTGTAGCTGCTTTTCCACTGGTGCCAAGAGCGGGAACTTCAAGCTCTACGTCCCTGAAGGCGTCAGGGAGTGAGAAGGAGGGCACGGCGCGAGAGCTCCGGGGAGAGCGGTGACACTGCGCTGGGGCACTGCCGGCAGCCCTAGGCCAGAGCGCTGCACCAGGACAGAGAGGCCACAGCTCTCCTCATCAGGCACAAACATCCTTCACATCGCTACAATTATTGATCTCGTTTTTCTTCCCAAGACTTTTAGGTCGCCCGGTGAGATTCCCTTCTGCTGACTAGAACTTCTGCAGCCCTCACCTGGGTGTTTGCCCTAAGAAGAGGCTTTTGCAGGGACATTTGTACTTCCAGACAGGTAGCCACGATGGGATTTGCAAGCCCATGTCAGAAAGCAGTAGATTGGAGAGGAGCTGAGCTGtactggaggagaaggagggcCAGCACCCCTAATGAGACGGTGCTGCAAGGAGCCGTGAGCAGGTTTGCTTCCCCCAGGCCAGCACAGGGACTGGGCACTTTGTCCCTGTGTGTGCTATCAGCCTCAAAAGCCCACGGTGGCCAGTCTAGCCCATGGATCAGCAGGGCTCCAAGGGCTAAGGCAGTTTGGCCTTGTTCAAGTCCATGTTGCTGCTTTTTCCCCCTGTGTTTTTGTGCTTTGTGGAGGGAGGCAGGAACGGGGGGTCACTAGCCACGGGCTTTTGCCCATCTGCTGATCTCCTCCCTAGGACAGCCCAGCCAGGTGTCTCTGGCTCGCTCCCCAGACTTGCCCCATTTTAGCCATGATTTGGTTGTCTCATCTCTATTCATCGGCACTCAGCCCTAGGAGGAGGATGAGAACTGCTTTGGAAGCACCTGAGCAGCGTGAGGCTCCCTGTGGATGGCTGACCTTGAAACTCAGGGGATTAGGGGTGGCCTTGTTGCTTGAGCCTCCTGGCCAGCATGGCTAATTGCTGAGCACAAGCCAACCAAGAGGCAGATGTTGCCCTGGATGGAGGCTGACAGCTTTGAGCCCACCAACAACCTTCTGAACATCCCATATCTTTCCTCCTGCTGAACGAGCACGGCCAGCACTGCTCTCCAGGGAACCTCTGGAGCAGATGGACTTATGTCTGACAGCAACGAGGAGATGTGGAGGTACCAGGTGAGGcaagaaaggcaaaaggaaTGAAAGAGGGTAAGGGAAAGTTTGGAACAGAAGGCTCTGTTGTGATGGGAAGGGTGTGAAGGGCAGTGCCCAAAGGGACGTGGGCTGAGGCAGAAGGTCTGTGGCATCTCCACGTCCCCAGCACTGAGGCCAGGTGCTGTGAAGATGAGGTGCTCTGGAGCCCAGGTGAGTTTGGGCCAGGGACTTCCATACTCTTGCCTCTGCCTCAAGGCAGGAGTCTGCCTTTGAACTGATGGGGATGAGACCCAAACCCACGTCCAAGCTTGGAGAGGGGCACTGCTTGTGCAGAGGGGTTTTGCCCACAGCACAGAGGGGACTGGAGGTCTGGGAGAAGCCCAGCAGCATGccagagagagcagcagccagAACAGCCTGGAGAGAGTGATGTGCCTGTGACTCAGTGCTATGCAGTCTCACAcctgccccagagctgctgctgctcagctgctcttcCTTCGTCTTTCTTGCACGTGATCCCATTGCTCGTTGGTGTCCCTCTCCAGCTCCCCACTCCCCCTtgcctctctctgtctctgggCTGGTCTGCATGAATTTCTCAGGATGTAATGGATTGGAAACACGATCAGGAATGGGCTGATTCTGTCACTGCTCCTGCCTTGTGTCACCATCACAACAAGCAAAGGCCATGACATGCTTCTATTTGCACACACTGTATGTGACAcctctttcctctctgccctgtcccCCTGAGACCCTGGGCACCAAGATACCCAGGGACAGGCCCCATCCCAGGGGCAGTTCTGACTCTTCCTCCTTGTGGCCTTGAGCCTGGAGGTACCATCACTTTGCTCTCAGGCTGTTCTCCCCACCCTgactctcttttcttttgcttgtccTCCAGTGCTCAtggcctcctctcctccctttctcttcccttcagcTCCCACTCCCCTTGTGCAAAGCTCTGATGCCTGTGTCCTGGATAGGGCTCCTCCATGACAGCCAAATCCCATTTTCCCCTGCATATCGAATGCTACTCATTCAGAGCAGTGGCCTGAAGCCCCAGCAATGGGCTGTCCTCTGCTCCCAGTGCTGGGCTGTCCTCTGCTCCCAGTGCTGGACTGTCCTCTGCTCCCAGCAATGGTCTGTCCTCTGTTCCCAGTGTTGGACTGTCCTCTGCTCCCAGCAATGGGCTGTCCTCTGCTCCCAGTGTTAGGTTGTCCTCTACTGCCAGTGATGCAGGAGGAGATGCCAATGCTGAGGTCCTTTCTCTCCTGTGGATCTGAATGGCTGCCAGTCCCAAGAGGattgcagcccccagcccagctctctcTGGGCTTTCTTAGGAGAGCTCTGGGGGCCTGGCAGTGGAAATGGGGAGCAGGGAGACCTTTGCACTTTGCCAAGAAACTGAAGGCCCCATGGCACCGAGGGCTGAGCCTCTCACCAGAGAGCATcaaaggagggagggagctgggacacaGGCCCACATAGATGTCCATGGTCGTGTGCATTGGGATAAAATTGTCAGCTTGAACATCTGCCTGTCTAATAAAACCTGGCATTTTCCAAGCACACTGCTGGACATGTTGCTCTATCTGTCCTGCCCTGTGGTGTGAGTGCTgggggcagctcccagctgccaTCGCTGTGGGCTGGGGCTCACACAAACTGCCGCTGACACCCCTGCTGCGTGGCCCAGCTCTCTGCCTGCTGTTCCAACTATCTGCCTCGCTCGCTAATCAAAGGAGGCTGTTCCAAGAAggctggaagaggagaaggaatgTCTCCCTTGGCTGTGTCTTCCTCTGGAAAGtctggagaagctgcagcctgcctggcTGCGTGGAAGCCTGCCTGGCTCCCCTGCTACAGCCGCCGTGCAGATGTGAGTCATGGGCCAGCAACGCTCCTGGCAGCACCACAACCCGTTCCACCGAGCcctggagctggcagcagctccactGCATCTCCTGGATGGAAAAGACAAACGTTTATCTCAGAGACATGGCTGGGGAGGAGCCGACGGCTCCTGCCTGTGTCCGGGAAGCTCCCGCCaagggcagctgccagcaggtTTCCCAGAGGTCTCCCACAGCCTGGCGGGGACGTCACCAAGATTCAAACACAAGTCTGTGCTCTGCTTTAGATGCCCTCCACAACCTCAGCCCCTCGGAGGCATTTCAGAGATGACAATATCCCCCATCCTCACAGCTCGTTTGCAACAACTCCAACGTGATTCCTGGGGTTTTacaggcaacagcagcagggagatgagg is a window encoding:
- the SRL gene encoding sarcalumenin isoform X2, with the protein product MKGLNLLCCCVASLLLLGTAEEVEDASEPTKRDRSHLENTLKLNEDKPADDVSGVLQRLRKIYHSSIKPLEQSYRYNELRQHEITDGEITSKPMVLFLGPWSVGKSSMINYLLGLDNTPYQLYTGAEPTTSEFTVIMHGPKLKTIEGIVMAADSARSFSPLEKFGQNFLEKLIGIEVPHKLLERVTFVDTPGIIENRKQQERGYPFNDVCQWFIDRADLIFVVFDPTKLDVGLELEMLFRQLKGRESQIRIILNKADSLATQELMRVYGALFWSLAPLINVTEPPRVYVSSFWPQEYHPDTHKELFLKEEISLLEDLNQVIENRMENKIAFIRQHAIRVRIHALLVDRYLQTFKDKMTFFSDGELVFRDIVEDPDRFFIFKSILAKTNVSKFDLPNREAYKDFFGINPITSFKLLSQQCSYMGGCFLEKIEKAITRELPDLLGSIGLGKKPNVLSCDVTGCSETPKNRYRKP
- the SRL gene encoding sarcalumenin isoform X1, whose amino-acid sequence is MKGLNLLCCCVASLLLLGTAEEVEDASEPTKRDRSHLENTLKLNEDKPADDVSGVLQRLRKIYHSSIKPLEQSYRYNELRQHEITAYPGRTLGSSATDGEITSKPMVLFLGPWSVGKSSMINYLLGLDNTPYQLYTGAEPTTSEFTVIMHGPKLKTIEGIVMAADSARSFSPLEKFGQNFLEKLIGIEVPHKLLERVTFVDTPGIIENRKQQERGYPFNDVCQWFIDRADLIFVVFDPTKLDVGLELEMLFRQLKGRESQIRIILNKADSLATQELMRVYGALFWSLAPLINVTEPPRVYVSSFWPQEYHPDTHKELFLKEEISLLEDLNQVIENRMENKIAFIRQHAIRVRIHALLVDRYLQTFKDKMTFFSDGELVFRDIVEDPDRFFIFKSILAKTNVSKFDLPNREAYKDFFGINPITSFKLLSQQCSYMGGCFLEKIEKAITRELPDLLGSIGLGKKPNVLSCDVTGCSETPKNRYRKP